Proteins from a single region of Phycisphaeraceae bacterium D3-23:
- a CDS encoding arylsulfatase, whose protein sequence is MRIPAVFTLLLTLLAGQPALAQGDAQRPNIIVILCDDLGQGDPGCYNPDSKIPTPHIDRLAAEGMMFTDAHTNSSVCTPTRYGVLTGRYCWRSRLKNGVLWGGWDRALLEEGRTTIATMVARRGYTSAAIGKWHLGFDWQSTDGSTIAPNHHPADVVRYDRPVLNGPMAHGFDHSYLIPASLDMAPYFWLVDDRALVAPTEHTEGSGRRWSGGGGFWRAGPIAPGFDFYDVVPTSTEQAVAFIENHGHWKSESLPNDDSSGEDSSGDRPFFLYFPLPAPHTPWMPTPEFQGDTEVGWYGDFVAQTDWALGRILAALDRNGLAENTIVIFTSDNGSHWPENMIAEFGHDANNGWRGQKADIWEAGHRVPFIVRWPAQVEAGTASEQLVCTTDLLATIAQAVGVDLGEAEGEDSVSFLPVLLGQEDDAIGLRESVVHHSVNGTFAIRRGDWKLILNQLGSGGFTNPRNRVPGRDNVPTEVGGQLYNLANDPGEATNLWAEHPEIVTELAELLDTIRE, encoded by the coding sequence ATGCGCATCCCTGCTGTTTTCACGCTGCTGCTCACGCTCCTCGCCGGCCAGCCCGCGCTGGCGCAGGGCGACGCGCAACGCCCCAACATCATCGTCATCCTCTGCGATGACCTGGGCCAGGGCGACCCGGGTTGCTACAACCCCGACTCGAAGATCCCGACGCCGCATATCGACCGGCTCGCGGCCGAGGGGATGATGTTCACCGACGCGCACACGAACTCGTCGGTCTGCACCCCCACGCGCTACGGCGTCTTGACCGGGCGATACTGCTGGCGGTCGCGGCTGAAGAACGGCGTGCTGTGGGGCGGCTGGGACCGCGCGCTCCTCGAAGAGGGGCGGACGACGATCGCCACGATGGTCGCGAGGCGCGGCTACACGAGCGCGGCCATCGGCAAGTGGCACCTGGGCTTTGACTGGCAGTCCACCGACGGCAGCACCATCGCACCCAACCACCACCCGGCGGATGTCGTGCGCTACGACCGGCCGGTACTGAACGGACCGATGGCGCACGGGTTTGACCACAGCTACCTGATCCCCGCATCGCTGGACATGGCGCCGTACTTCTGGCTGGTCGATGACCGGGCGTTGGTCGCGCCGACGGAACACACCGAGGGCAGCGGCCGACGCTGGTCCGGCGGCGGCGGGTTCTGGCGTGCCGGGCCGATCGCGCCGGGGTTCGATTTCTATGACGTGGTGCCGACGAGTACCGAACAGGCGGTGGCGTTTATCGAAAACCATGGGCACTGGAAGTCCGAGTCGTTGCCCAACGACGATTCTTCCGGCGAAGATTCCAGTGGAGACCGCCCCTTCTTCCTCTACTTCCCCCTCCCCGCGCCGCACACGCCGTGGATGCCCACGCCCGAGTTCCAGGGCGACACCGAGGTCGGCTGGTACGGCGACTTCGTCGCACAGACCGACTGGGCGCTGGGTCGCATCCTCGCGGCGCTCGACCGCAACGGGCTCGCGGAAAACACGATCGTGATCTTTACCAGCGACAACGGCTCGCACTGGCCGGAGAACATGATCGCCGAGTTCGGTCACGACGCGAACAACGGCTGGCGCGGGCAGAAGGCCGATATCTGGGAGGCCGGCCACCGCGTGCCGTTCATCGTGCGCTGGCCCGCCCAGGTCGAGGCCGGCACCGCCAGCGAGCAGCTCGTCTGCACCACCGACCTGCTCGCGACCATCGCGCAGGCCGTCGGCGTCGACCTCGGCGAAGCCGAAGGCGAAGACAGCGTCAGCTTCCTGCCCGTCCTGCTCGGTCAAGAAGACGACGCCATCGGCCTCCGCGAATCCGTCGTCCACCACTCGGTCAACGGCACGTTCGCCATCCGACGCGGCGACTGGAAACTCATCCTCAACCAGCTCGGCTCGGGCGGGTTCACCAACCCCCGGAATCGAGTCCCCGGTAGAGACAACGTACCCACCGAGGTCGGCGGGCAGCTCTACAACCTCGCCAACGACCCGGGCGAAGCGACCAACCTTTGGGCCGAGCACCCCGAGATCGTGACGGAGCTGGCCGAGCTGCTCGACACGATCCGGGAGTGA
- a CDS encoding YebC/PmpR family DNA-binding transcriptional regulator — protein sequence MAGHSKWANIKHRKGRQDAKRSKVWSKCSRAIIVAAKNGGSGDPAMNLTLRYAIEDAKAQNMPKDTIAKAIEKGTGGGDGVSYEEILYEGYGPNGVAIMLDILTDNRNRSAAEIRKLFEKGGGNQGTSGSVAFNFERKGEFYIEKEHASEEKLMNTTLEAGAEDIEDDGDAWHILCDPSDFIAVKEALEAADIAMASSGVNQIAINTVECTGKDVGKVMRMIESFEDNDDVQKVHANFDISDEEMAKLEGE from the coding sequence ATGGCTGGCCACAGTAAATGGGCGAATATCAAGCACCGCAAGGGGCGTCAGGACGCCAAGCGGTCCAAGGTCTGGAGTAAGTGCAGCCGGGCGATCATCGTCGCCGCGAAGAACGGCGGCAGCGGCGACCCGGCCATGAACCTCACGCTGCGCTACGCGATTGAGGACGCCAAAGCCCAGAACATGCCCAAGGACACCATCGCGAAGGCCATCGAAAAGGGCACCGGCGGCGGCGACGGCGTGAGCTACGAAGAGATCCTCTACGAGGGCTATGGGCCCAACGGCGTCGCGATCATGCTCGACATCCTCACCGACAACCGAAACCGGTCGGCTGCAGAAATCCGCAAGCTCTTCGAAAAGGGCGGAGGCAACCAGGGCACGTCCGGCTCCGTCGCGTTCAACTTCGAACGCAAGGGCGAGTTCTACATCGAGAAAGAACATGCCAGCGAAGAGAAGCTGATGAACACCACGCTCGAAGCCGGTGCCGAAGATATCGAAGACGACGGCGACGCCTGGCACATCCTCTGCGACCCCAGCGACTTCATTGCGGTGAAGGAGGCGCTCGAGGCGGCCGACATCGCCATGGCGTCGTCGGGCGTCAACCAGATCGCGATCAATACCGTCGAGTGTACGGGTAAGGATGTCGGGAAAGTGATGCGGATGATCGAGTCGTTTGAGGACAACGACGATGTTCAGAAAGTACACGCGAATTTTGACATCAGCGACGAAGAGATGGCGAAGCTGGAGGGGGAGTAG
- a CDS encoding sulfatase-like hydrolase/transferase, translating to MRRLIQHLLLFLYATALPAAAQGDTADKPNIIWIISDDCGYNDFSMHGSDIPTPRIDSIAHNGARFTNAYATASVCSPARAALLTGRYQQTFGHEFNIPGGRHEDHGLPLTETLISSVLQDAGYRTIAVGKWHLGSHPHFRPTARGFTDFYGFLQGQRDYFPTRTGRRPGSLLRDTEPVASEAFTYLTDHLADEAVRYIEDSKDEPFFLYLAFNGTHSPFQATDEDLAAANGDAIAAMTIALDRAVGKVIDALNEHALTERTLLVFANDHGGTRSHDNAPLSGAKGSLWEGGIRVPFVMQWPAVIPAGQVVDAPVISLDLFPTALAAAGVDAPADDALDGINLVLHLTDDPAVWPGRALYWKSGQAWAVRDGDLKLCVPRERGRDSTMQLFDLSTDTAERRDLADDRPDDVARLLALYEAWADTHQPTAWEPSQPQGRSRGNEDGGRRRGPRGNNPRGNRD from the coding sequence ATGCGCCGATTGATCCAGCACCTGCTGTTGTTCCTCTACGCGACCGCCCTCCCCGCAGCGGCGCAGGGCGACACCGCAGACAAGCCCAACATCATCTGGATCATCTCCGACGACTGCGGCTACAACGACTTCTCGATGCACGGCTCGGACATCCCCACGCCGCGCATCGACTCGATCGCGCACAACGGCGCACGCTTTACCAACGCCTACGCCACCGCCTCGGTCTGCAGCCCGGCCCGCGCGGCACTGCTCACCGGGCGCTACCAGCAGACCTTCGGCCACGAATTCAACATCCCCGGCGGTCGGCACGAAGACCACGGCCTGCCGCTCACCGAAACATTGATCTCCTCCGTGCTTCAGGACGCGGGCTACCGCACGATCGCGGTGGGCAAGTGGCACCTGGGCTCGCACCCCCACTTCCGCCCGACCGCGCGCGGGTTTACCGACTTCTACGGCTTCCTCCAAGGCCAGCGCGACTACTTCCCGACGCGCACGGGCCGACGCCCCGGCAGTCTGCTGCGCGATACCGAGCCGGTCGCGTCGGAAGCCTTCACATACCTGACCGACCATCTGGCCGACGAAGCCGTGCGCTATATCGAAGACAGCAAGGACGAACCGTTCTTCCTCTATCTCGCCTTCAACGGGACGCACAGCCCGTTCCAGGCGACGGACGAAGACCTCGCCGCGGCGAACGGCGACGCGATCGCCGCGATGACGATCGCGCTGGACCGCGCAGTCGGCAAGGTGATCGACGCGCTGAACGAGCACGCGCTCACCGAGCGCACGCTGCTCGTCTTCGCCAACGACCACGGCGGGACGCGGAGCCACGACAACGCGCCGCTGAGCGGCGCCAAGGGCTCGTTGTGGGAGGGCGGCATCCGTGTACCGTTCGTGATGCAGTGGCCGGCCGTGATCCCCGCGGGGCAGGTGGTCGATGCGCCTGTGATCTCGCTCGACCTCTTCCCCACCGCGCTGGCGGCAGCGGGTGTCGATGCGCCGGCAGACGATGCACTCGACGGGATCAACCTCGTGCTACACCTGACGGATGACCCCGCCGTATGGCCCGGCCGCGCCCTGTATTGGAAAAGCGGACAGGCCTGGGCGGTGCGCGACGGCGACCTCAAGCTCTGTGTCCCCAGGGAGCGCGGCCGCGATAGCACGATGCAGCTGTTCGACCTGTCCACCGACACCGCCGAGCGGCGCGACCTCGCGGACGACCGGCCCGATGACGTCGCGCGCTTGCTTGCGCTCTACGAGGCCTGGGCCGACACCCACCAACCCACGGCCTGGGAACCCTCCCAGCCGCAGGGACGTAGCCGCGGCAACGAGGACGGCGGCCGCCGACGCGGCCCGCGCGGGAATAACCCGCGCGGCAACCGTGATTGA